CCGTCCGTCGTGGCGCTCGCGCAGCGCGGCGACCACGTCGGGGGCGGGCAGGTCGTCGACGACGGTGCCGACGAAGCGCTTCGTCACCGGGTGCTGCGGGTCGGCGAACAGGTCGACGGCGCGGCCCTGCTCGACCACCTTCCCGTCCTCCATCACCGCCACCCGGTGGGCGATGCGTCGTACGACGTCCATCTCGTGCGTGATGAGCAAGATGGTGATGCCGAGCTCCCGGTTGACGCGCGCGAGCAGGTCGAGGACGTCGCGGGTGGTGTCGGGGTCGAGGGCGCTGGTGGCCTCGTCGGCGAGCAGGAGCCGTGGCTCGGTCGCGAGGGCCCGGGCGATACCGACGCGCTGCTTCTGGCCACCGGACAGCTCGCTGACCCGGGCGTGCGCCTTGTCGGCCAGGCCGACGAAGTGGAGCAGCTCGGAGATCCGCTGCTGCTGGTCCCTGCGGGCGACGCCGGCGACGGTGAGCGGGAACGCGAGGTTGCCCCACACGGTGCGCGACTCCATCAGGTTGAACTGCTGGAACACCATGCCGATGCCGCGCCGCAGGTCGCGCAGGCCCTTCTCGGGGAGCGTGGTGACGTCGACACCGTCGACCACGACGCTCCCCGAGGTGACTGGCTCGAGCGCGTTGACGAGGCGCACCAGCGTCGACTTGCCGGCGCCCGAGTAGCCGATGATCGCGAAGATCTCACCGGCATCGACCCGCAGGTCGACGCCGTCGACGGCGCGGTGCGCCGGGTCGCCGCGGCGCGCGCCGGGGAACTCCTTGACGACCCCGCGCAGCTCGACGAGCGGATCGACCTGCGGCTCGCTCACTTCTGCTCGCGGATCTGGTTCTCGACGTCGTGCAGGCTCTTCTCGAGGTCGGCCTGGCTGATGGTGACGAACTCGGCGGTGCCGCCGGCAGCCTC
This genomic interval from Nocardioides kongjuensis contains the following:
- a CDS encoding ATP-binding cassette domain-containing protein, coding for MSEPQVDPLVELRGVVKEFPGARRGDPAHRAVDGVDLRVDAGEIFAIIGYSGAGKSTLVRLVNALEPVTSGSVVVDGVDVTTLPEKGLRDLRRGIGMVFQQFNLMESRTVWGNLAFPLTVAGVARRDQQQRISELLHFVGLADKAHARVSELSGGQKQRVGIARALATEPRLLLADEATSALDPDTTRDVLDLLARVNRELGITILLITHEMDVVRRIAHRVAVMEDGKVVEQGRAVDLFADPQHPVTKRFVGTVVDDLPAPDVVAALRERHDGRFVRLAFRQQEVRQSEVFAAFLRHEVAFELVYGGIEEVQGTTFGNLTLALSGDTAAVERALAEVAALVEWTEVA